A portion of the Bubalus kerabau isolate K-KA32 ecotype Philippines breed swamp buffalo chromosome 1, PCC_UOA_SB_1v2, whole genome shotgun sequence genome contains these proteins:
- the LALBA gene encoding alpha-lactalbumin has translation MMSFVSLLLVGILFHATQAEQLTKCEVFRELKDLKDYGGVSLPEWVCTTFHTSGYDTQAIVQNNDSTEYGLFQINNKIWCKDDQNPHSSNICNISCDKFLDDDLTDDIMCVKKILDKVGINYWLAHKALCSEKLDQWLCEKL, from the exons ATGATGTCCTTTGTCTCTCTGCTCCTGGTAGGCATCCTATTCCATGCCACCCAGGctgaacaattaacaaaatgtgaGGTGTTCCGGGAGCTGAAAGACTTGAAGGACTACGGAGGTGTCAGTTTGCCTGAAT GGGTCTGTACCACATTTCATACCAGTGGTTATGACACACAAGCCATAGTACAAAACAATGACAGCACAGAATATGGACTCTtccagataaataataaaatttggtGCAAAGACGACCAGAACCCTCACTCAAGCAACATCTGTAACATCTCCTGTGATA AGTTCCTGGATGATGATCTTACTGATGACATTATGTGTGTCAAGAAGATTCTGGATAAAGTAGGAATTAACTACTG GTTGGCCCATAAAGCACTCTGTTCTGAGAAGCTGGATCAGTGGCTCTGTGAGAAGTTGTGA